In Leptolyngbya sp. 'hensonii', the following are encoded in one genomic region:
- the map gene encoding type I methionyl aminopeptidase — protein MEQEVVTLLSRRELDKMRRAGRLAAELLHHLEPMVQPGVSTLEINDEAERWTQAHGAKSAPLGYHGYPKSICTSVNEVVCHGIPNAKQILRTGDIINVDVTLILDGYHGDTSKTFLVGQPSPTAQRLVEVTEKCLYLGIAEVKPGARIGDIGAAIQNYAEPQGFSVVRDFVGHGISHIFHTAPQVPHYGKRGTGLKLRPGMVFTIEPMINEGTHEVKVLKDKWTAITRDRKLSAQFEHTIAVTEEGVEILTSLEATVLA, from the coding sequence ATGGAACAAGAAGTTGTTACGCTTTTATCTCGTCGAGAGCTGGACAAGATGCGTCGGGCGGGTCGCCTCGCCGCAGAATTACTCCATCACCTGGAGCCCATGGTACAGCCAGGGGTCTCCACCCTAGAAATTAATGATGAAGCTGAGCGCTGGACCCAGGCTCATGGGGCGAAAAGCGCTCCCCTCGGGTATCATGGCTACCCCAAGTCGATCTGCACCAGTGTGAACGAAGTAGTCTGCCACGGTATTCCGAATGCCAAGCAAATTCTCAGAACTGGCGACATTATCAACGTCGATGTGACCTTGATTCTGGATGGATACCATGGCGATACATCAAAGACCTTTTTGGTCGGGCAGCCTTCCCCAACGGCGCAACGGTTGGTAGAAGTTACAGAAAAGTGCCTCTATTTGGGGATCGCAGAAGTGAAACCAGGAGCGAGGATTGGGGATATTGGGGCAGCCATCCAAAACTACGCTGAACCCCAGGGCTTCTCGGTTGTGCGCGATTTTGTCGGCCATGGCATCAGCCATATCTTTCATACCGCTCCCCAGGTCCCCCACTATGGCAAACGAGGGACAGGGTTAAAGTTGCGACCGGGCATGGTCTTCACGATCGAACCCATGATTAATGAGGGGACCCATGAAGTCAAGGTCCTCAAAGACAAATGGACTGCTATCACCCGAGATCGCAAGCTGTCAGCTCAGTTTGAGCATACGATCGCTGTCACGGAAGAAGGGGTCGAAATCCTGACCTCTCTGGAAGCAACGGTTTTGGCTTGA
- the lepB gene encoding signal peptidase I codes for MTSENPSPSPQTPEALPSNLHPAEAKSVGKALLENIQILAIALILALVIRFFIAEPRFIPSDSMVPTLEVRDRLVVEKISYRFHPPQFGDIIVFDPPIQLQKQGFDRDQAFIKRVIALPGQTVQVKGGKVYVDGTALQEPYIAEAPAYETKLLTVPENHLFVMGDNRNNSNDSHVWGFLPIPNVIGHASFRFWPISRMGSI; via the coding sequence ATGACTTCTGAAAACCCATCTCCCAGCCCTCAAACCCCTGAAGCACTCCCTTCTAACCTGCATCCCGCTGAAGCCAAAAGCGTAGGGAAGGCGCTTTTGGAGAATATCCAGATTCTGGCGATCGCTCTGATCCTGGCTCTGGTCATTCGCTTTTTCATTGCTGAGCCCCGGTTTATCCCCTCAGATTCCATGGTGCCCACCCTGGAGGTCCGAGATCGTCTGGTAGTGGAAAAGATTTCCTACCGATTTCATCCCCCCCAGTTCGGCGATATCATCGTCTTTGATCCGCCGATTCAATTACAGAAGCAGGGGTTCGATCGGGATCAAGCATTCATCAAACGGGTGATTGCTCTGCCGGGGCAAACTGTGCAGGTTAAGGGGGGAAAGGTGTACGTGGATGGAACTGCCCTGCAGGAACCCTATATTGCCGAAGCTCCAGCTTACGAGACGAAGCTTCTGACAGTTCCTGAGAACCACCTGTTTGTTATGGGGGATAACCGCAATAACAGTAACGATTCCCATGTTTGGGGGTTCTTGCCCATTCCAAATGTGATCGGCCACGCAAGTTTTCGCTTCTGGCCCATCTCCCGAATGGGCTCGATTTAG
- the phoU gene encoding phosphate signaling complex protein PhoU, which translates to MVTPFLESQDSIRSDFNRKLRRIQRDVLRMGALVEQSCRLASLALIERDLEAARQIPPQDKQIDQLYRQIEVDCISAMAMQTPDTQEIRLLSAMMQLVRDLERIGDYAEDLAEIAVILFPYPTHGCIDRVQLMLNRCQAMLAMSLQALSDLDAKSGLEVRDRDDAVDSDYEALYNWLVHHTDIQGSVEPIVLLVLVIRYLERMADHATNIGKRVAFIVTGQR; encoded by the coding sequence GTGGTAACTCCCTTTTTGGAAAGTCAGGATTCTATTCGGTCAGACTTCAACCGCAAGTTGAGGCGGATTCAACGAGACGTTTTGCGAATGGGAGCCCTTGTTGAACAATCCTGCAGATTAGCCTCCCTGGCTTTAATTGAGCGAGATCTGGAAGCGGCCAGACAAATTCCACCCCAGGATAAACAAATTGACCAGTTGTATCGGCAGATTGAGGTGGATTGCATCAGTGCCATGGCCATGCAAACACCGGATACACAAGAGATCCGTCTGCTCAGCGCCATGATGCAATTAGTGCGAGACCTGGAGCGGATTGGAGATTATGCAGAAGATCTGGCAGAGATCGCCGTTATTCTTTTCCCCTATCCGACCCACGGTTGTATCGATCGGGTCCAACTCATGCTCAATCGCTGTCAGGCTATGTTAGCCATGAGCCTTCAGGCCCTATCTGATCTGGATGCCAAATCTGGGCTGGAGGTGAGGGATAGGGATGATGCAGTAGACTCTGACTACGAAGCTTTATACAATTGGCTGGTTCATCACACAGATATTCAAGGATCTGTGGAGCCGATCGTTCTATTGGTTCTGGTTATCCGCTATTTGGAGCGAATGGCAGACCATGCAACGAATATTGGTAAGCGCGTTGCCTTTATTGTAACGGGTCAGCGTTAG
- a CDS encoding tetratricopeptide repeat protein: protein MSVIDTVVSAENLLKEGDVRAEQGDYIGAVAAYTQALRLNPDYAKAYGNRGLVHTHIGERRSAIQDYRKAAELFIAQGSIANYQMMMGLLRREEQQ, encoded by the coding sequence ATGAGCGTCATCGACACCGTCGTAAGTGCTGAAAATCTTCTCAAAGAAGGGGATGTAAGAGCTGAACAGGGGGACTATATTGGGGCGGTAGCAGCCTACACTCAGGCACTCCGACTCAATCCTGACTATGCTAAAGCCTATGGCAATCGGGGATTAGTTCATACCCATATTGGGGAGCGTCGATCGGCCATTCAGGACTACCGCAAAGCCGCTGAACTTTTCATTGCCCAGGGAAGTATTGCCAATTATCAGATGATGATGGGGCTGCTGAGACGAGAGGAGCAGCAATAA
- the psaM gene encoding photosystem I reaction center subunit XII, translating into MSLSDGQIYMALVIALIPGILAYRLSTELYK; encoded by the coding sequence ATGTCTTTATCAGATGGTCAGATCTACATGGCACTGGTGATAGCACTGATTCCGGGTATTCTTGCCTATCGTTTATCAACTGAACTGTATAAGTAG
- a CDS encoding carbon dioxide-concentrating mechanism protein CcmK, which yields MPVAVGMVEVLGHPPALSVADVMVKAARVTFVGYEVVSGARVTIIIRGNVSEVQRSVEAGVEAAKKVAPQSEKEKSLFLSATVIPRPHENVEVALPIHFRPAVEQFRF from the coding sequence ATGCCTGTTGCAGTTGGTATGGTAGAAGTTTTGGGCCATCCACCGGCCCTATCCGTAGCTGATGTGATGGTGAAAGCTGCCCGGGTAACATTTGTAGGTTATGAAGTGGTCAGTGGAGCTCGGGTGACGATTATCATTCGGGGTAATGTGTCTGAGGTGCAACGGTCCGTCGAGGCGGGTGTGGAAGCGGCTAAGAAAGTAGCCCCCCAAAGCGAGAAAGAAAAGAGCCTATTTCTGTCTGCAACGGTTATTCCCCGTCCCCATGAGAATGTGGAAGTGGCCCTCCCCATTCATTTCCGGCCTGCAGTAGAACAGTTCAGGTTTTAG
- a CDS encoding metallophosphoesterase family protein: MHDLPQITDATSVPPELLTQPFLQLPSATSVRVVWFTEFAGSKHWVVYGENLEQSVPATTTKLSRTREDQHSKLPTLIQRTTPRSIWRHEAIVEGLRSGQRLPYRVESQRQDGKIARSDPFSLAAAPEPGMPLKILLTSDHQLKPLVAANLQKVKETIGPVDAVFFAGDLVNVPDRASEWFDDDRGNAFFPVLQGQASFKLEKAGTITVYRGGDLIQSAPLFPAIGNHEVMGRFSEHSSLNDQFGDPVPRWAAQQAHPTLTLKPQGWKDYSFNTDTYEEIFTLPEDSPGGKQYYAVTFGDVRLIVLYATNIWRSPSLAAGVRGKYRERDVENPLDWGYGQHIFEAIGPGSAQYNWLQQELQRPEFQQAKYRIVMFHHPPHSLGENVVPAYTDPVQVIDRDDRGDIHAIRYEYPQSADYLVRDVVPLLEEAGVQLVFYGHSHLWNRFISPRGTHFLETSNVGNSYGAYVGTLKRKVPAGKDYAETGNPNGLDPIVPTIAPLLDAGQSLPYIASNDITAFSILDTGTGTISSYYFDTRKPESAGVKFDEFRL, from the coding sequence ATGCATGACTTACCTCAGATTACTGATGCTACTTCAGTTCCACCTGAGTTGTTAACCCAGCCCTTTCTACAATTACCCTCAGCGACTTCGGTGCGGGTTGTCTGGTTTACCGAGTTTGCGGGATCAAAACATTGGGTGGTTTATGGGGAAAATTTGGAGCAGTCTGTCCCAGCGACAACCACAAAGCTGAGCCGCACCCGGGAAGACCAGCATTCTAAACTCCCCACCCTGATTCAACGAACAACTCCCCGCTCGATCTGGCGGCACGAAGCGATTGTGGAGGGATTACGATCGGGACAGCGTCTTCCCTATCGCGTCGAGAGTCAGCGGCAGGATGGGAAAATAGCCAGGAGTGACCCGTTTTCTCTGGCAGCAGCCCCAGAGCCAGGGATGCCCCTGAAGATCCTGCTAACTTCCGATCATCAACTGAAGCCTCTGGTGGCGGCCAACTTGCAGAAGGTGAAGGAGACGATCGGTCCTGTCGATGCGGTTTTCTTTGCCGGGGATCTGGTGAATGTACCTGATCGGGCCTCGGAATGGTTTGACGACGATCGGGGGAATGCCTTTTTCCCGGTGCTGCAGGGCCAGGCCAGTTTCAAACTGGAGAAAGCGGGAACAATCACCGTCTATCGGGGTGGGGATTTGATTCAATCGGCCCCGTTGTTTCCTGCGATCGGGAACCATGAGGTGATGGGCCGCTTTTCTGAGCACAGCAGCCTGAATGATCAATTTGGCGATCCGGTTCCCCGATGGGCCGCACAGCAGGCTCACCCGACACTGACCCTAAAGCCGCAGGGCTGGAAAGACTACTCCTTTAACACCGACACTTACGAAGAAATCTTTACCCTGCCGGAAGATAGTCCCGGTGGCAAGCAATACTATGCCGTTACTTTTGGGGATGTGCGGCTGATTGTGCTCTATGCCACGAACATCTGGCGCTCTCCCAGTCTGGCGGCGGGGGTGCGCGGTAAGTATCGGGAACGGGATGTGGAGAATCCCCTGGATTGGGGTTATGGGCAGCATATCTTTGAGGCGATCGGACCCGGTAGTGCCCAGTACAACTGGCTGCAGCAAGAGTTACAGCGACCTGAGTTCCAGCAGGCAAAATATCGGATTGTCATGTTCCATCATCCCCCTCACTCCCTGGGGGAAAATGTAGTTCCAGCCTATACGGACCCGGTGCAGGTGATCGATCGGGACGATAGGGGGGATATCCATGCCATTCGGTATGAATATCCCCAGTCCGCTGATTACCTGGTGCGCGATGTGGTCCCTCTGCTGGAGGAGGCCGGGGTGCAACTGGTCTTCTATGGCCATTCCCACCTCTGGAATCGCTTTATCAGTCCCCGAGGAACCCACTTTCTGGAAACCTCCAATGTGGGTAACTCCTATGGGGCTTACGTGGGAACCTTGAAGCGGAAAGTGCCTGCTGGGAAGGACTATGCGGAGACGGGTAATCCTAACGGGCTAGACCCGATCGTCCCCACGATCGCGCCTTTGCTGGACGCAGGCCAATCCTTGCCCTATATCGCCAGCAATGACATCACAGCCTTCAGCATTTTGGACACCGGGACGGGCACAATTAGCAGCTACTATTTCGATACTCGTAAACCAGAATCCGCCGGGGTCAAATTTGACGAATTCAGGCTTTAG
- the def gene encoding peptide deformylase: MATEVVVEKKKLKKPPMEIHHLGDKVLRQPARRISRVDEEIRLLIRDMLQTMYSADGIGLAAPQVAVAKQLIVVDCEPDNAATPPLILINPEIKQVSRDMCVAQEGCLSIPEVYLDVKRPEVIEVSYKDEFGRPQRLTTGGLLARAIQHEMDHLNGILFVDRVENRLTLSQELAKYGFAINAVKPVI, from the coding sequence ATGGCAACTGAGGTCGTCGTTGAGAAGAAAAAGCTGAAAAAGCCTCCGATGGAGATTCACCATTTGGGGGATAAAGTTTTGCGGCAGCCCGCCAGGCGGATCTCCCGGGTAGATGAAGAGATTCGGTTGTTGATTCGGGACATGCTACAGACTATGTATAGTGCCGATGGTATCGGTCTGGCTGCGCCTCAAGTTGCTGTTGCCAAACAGCTGATTGTGGTGGACTGCGAACCAGACAATGCAGCGACGCCACCCCTGATTCTGATTAATCCGGAAATCAAGCAAGTGAGCCGAGATATGTGCGTTGCTCAGGAAGGATGTCTCAGCATCCCTGAAGTTTATCTAGATGTGAAGCGACCCGAAGTTATTGAAGTCTCCTATAAAGACGAGTTTGGGCGGCCTCAGCGACTCACAACAGGTGGGTTACTGGCACGGGCCATTCAGCATGAGATGGATCACCTGAACGGGATCCTGTTTGTCGATCGGGTGGAAAACAGGCTAACGCTGAGTCAGGAATTGGCAAAGTATGGCTTTGCAATCAATGCAGTCAAGCCAGTTATTTGA
- a CDS encoding UPF0182 family protein, whose protein sequence is MFWKWCSRLLLILFALWLITHLGASLGAEILWFQEVDYAQVFQLKLLTQGIIGAIVLGITVLYLLANLAIARKFRHPLPLSSTPAPQGIPLCRFLPLAGALALMPGLLLLHYGQFALAYWHQDWTQVSVIPQLPSQFNLQAFVHLGTQLPESGWLLLALLGLAIALVLAPQTGLSLIGAVFSLMLGLILSGNWGRILQSLHPIPFQITDPIFAKDISFYIFTLPVLELLQFWWVGLTLYSLISVMLIYLLSGDSFSQGFFPGFSQPQQRHLKGLVGGLMLAIAGSYWLSRNQLLYSEQGVSYGASYTDVTAQLPAYTLLSGTALVIALVCVWQALGFDRSKQASRRLLVILSLYSGVALLASTLLPMAVQQLVVRPNELAREQPFIQRTIALTRQAFNLNKAESTIFNPEGKLTVRDLQANDLTIRNIRLWDQRPLLETNRQLQQIRLYYRFPDADLDRYTFQRNDFKPTLPNPDLETERQQVLIAARELDYSAVPAEAKTWVNQHLIYTHGYGFTLSPVNRVGAGGLPEYFVKDIGVGSAGNLNRSREAIRANISTDNPRIYYGELTNTYVMTGTQVRELDYPSGEENVYNIYDGRGGISLKSWRRWLFARYLQDWQMLLTQDFLPETKLLFRRNINRRIRAIAPFLRYDSDPYLVVADVSSPQQVEPPTTPSHLFWIVDAYTTTTHYPYSDPGQKELNYIRNSVKVVVDAYNGAIDFYVADPTDPIVQSWMAIFPSLFKPLKAMPASLRSHIRYPSDLFEIQAQQLMTYHMTDPQVFYNREDQWQIPKEIYGGQSQLVEPYYLITSLPKVPFEEFILLSPYTPNGRTNLVAWLAARSDGENYGKLLLYEFPKQILVYGPEQIEARINQDPVISQQISLWNRQGSRAIQGNLLVIPIEESLLYVEPIYLEAAENSLPTLVRVVVAYENQIVMAESLEQALQAIFQPVKLNAPAIVRPVE, encoded by the coding sequence GTGTTCTGGAAGTGGTGCTCACGACTCCTCCTGATCTTGTTTGCACTCTGGCTTATAACCCATTTAGGGGCGAGTCTAGGGGCAGAAATCCTTTGGTTTCAAGAGGTGGACTATGCTCAGGTTTTTCAGCTTAAATTGCTGACCCAGGGCATCATTGGGGCGATCGTCCTGGGCATAACGGTTCTTTACCTCCTCGCGAACCTCGCAATAGCCCGGAAGTTTCGCCACCCCCTGCCCCTCTCCTCAACCCCTGCCCCCCAGGGCATCCCACTCTGTCGCTTTCTGCCCCTGGCTGGGGCACTGGCACTGATGCCGGGACTATTGTTGCTGCATTATGGCCAGTTTGCCCTGGCCTACTGGCATCAAGATTGGACTCAAGTTTCAGTCATCCCCCAGTTACCCTCCCAGTTCAATCTCCAGGCCTTCGTCCACCTGGGCACCCAACTGCCTGAGTCAGGATGGCTGCTCCTAGCCCTGCTTGGGCTAGCGATCGCCCTGGTCCTGGCCCCCCAGACTGGGCTATCCCTGATTGGAGCAGTTTTCAGTCTGATGTTGGGGTTAATTCTGTCGGGCAACTGGGGTCGAATTCTGCAGTCTCTTCATCCGATTCCTTTCCAGATTACGGATCCGATTTTTGCCAAAGATATTAGTTTTTATATATTCACCCTACCTGTGCTAGAGCTTCTGCAGTTCTGGTGGGTGGGCCTGACTCTGTATAGTCTGATTTCCGTCATGCTGATTTACCTCCTGTCAGGAGATAGTTTCAGCCAGGGTTTCTTTCCAGGATTTTCCCAGCCCCAACAGCGCCATCTTAAGGGTCTGGTGGGCGGGCTAATGCTGGCGATCGCAGGCAGTTACTGGCTCAGTCGCAACCAGCTCCTTTACTCGGAACAGGGGGTCAGCTACGGAGCCAGCTATACCGATGTCACAGCCCAGTTGCCTGCTTACACCCTATTGAGTGGAACAGCGCTGGTGATCGCCCTAGTCTGTGTCTGGCAGGCACTGGGCTTCGATCGATCCAAACAGGCTTCCCGCCGTTTGTTGGTCATCCTCAGCCTTTACAGTGGCGTTGCCCTGCTGGCCTCAACCCTGCTGCCCATGGCTGTTCAACAACTGGTCGTCCGCCCCAATGAACTAGCACGGGAACAACCCTTTATCCAGCGCACGATCGCTCTGACCCGGCAAGCCTTCAACCTGAACAAGGCTGAGAGTACCATCTTTAATCCTGAAGGTAAGCTGACGGTGCGAGATCTGCAGGCGAATGACCTGACCATTCGCAATATTCGCCTCTGGGATCAGCGGCCTCTGCTGGAAACCAATCGTCAACTGCAGCAGATCCGCCTCTACTATCGCTTTCCGGATGCCGATCTCGATCGCTACACCTTTCAGCGCAATGACTTCAAACCCACTTTGCCTAACCCTGACTTAGAGACAGAACGGCAGCAGGTGCTCATCGCAGCCAGAGAACTGGATTATAGTGCCGTTCCTGCAGAGGCCAAAACCTGGGTCAATCAGCACCTGATCTACACCCATGGCTACGGATTCACCCTCAGTCCGGTGAACCGGGTTGGAGCGGGCGGATTGCCAGAGTATTTTGTCAAGGACATCGGGGTGGGCAGTGCTGGCAATCTGAATAGATCCAGGGAGGCCATTCGCGCCAATATCTCGACGGATAATCCCCGCATCTACTATGGGGAGCTGACCAACACCTATGTTATGACCGGAACCCAAGTTCGGGAGCTGGACTATCCCAGCGGGGAAGAGAATGTTTATAACATCTACGATGGTCGAGGAGGGATTTCCCTCAAGTCCTGGCGGCGCTGGCTCTTTGCCCGTTACCTGCAGGACTGGCAGATGCTCCTGACCCAGGACTTTCTACCAGAGACGAAACTCCTGTTCCGCCGTAATATCAACCGGCGCATCCGCGCGATCGCACCATTCCTGCGATATGACAGTGACCCATACCTGGTGGTGGCAGATGTCAGCTCTCCCCAGCAGGTAGAACCCCCAACAACCCCCAGCCATTTGTTCTGGATTGTAGATGCCTACACCACCACCACCCATTATCCCTACTCTGATCCAGGGCAGAAAGAGCTGAACTATATTCGCAACTCCGTGAAGGTGGTGGTGGATGCCTACAATGGTGCGATTGATTTCTATGTAGCCGATCCGACAGATCCGATCGTCCAGAGTTGGATGGCTATTTTCCCCAGTCTGTTCAAGCCCCTCAAGGCCATGCCAGCTTCTTTACGCAGTCATATCCGCTATCCATCGGATCTGTTTGAAATTCAGGCTCAGCAGTTAATGACGTATCACATGACCGATCCCCAGGTCTTTTACAACCGGGAGGATCAGTGGCAAATCCCCAAGGAAATTTATGGGGGACAATCCCAACTGGTGGAACCCTACTACCTGATCACCAGCCTACCCAAAGTCCCTTTTGAGGAGTTTATCCTGCTGTCGCCCTATACCCCCAACGGACGAACCAATCTGGTGGCCTGGCTGGCCGCCCGATCGGATGGGGAAAACTATGGGAAACTACTGCTCTATGAGTTTCCCAAACAAATTTTGGTGTATGGTCCAGAGCAAATCGAAGCTCGGATTAACCAGGACCCCGTGATTTCCCAGCAAATCTCCCTCTGGAACCGGCAGGGATCTCGTGCCATTCAGGGAAATTTGCTGGTGATTCCGATCGAGGAGTCCCTACTCTACGTGGAACCCATCTATCTGGAAGCGGCGGAAAACAGCCTGCCAACTCTGGTGCGGGTCGTGGTTGCCTATGAAAATCAGATTGTGATGGCAGAGAGCCTGGAGCAAGCTTTGCAGGCTATTTTCCAACCTGTGAAGCTGAATGCTCCAGCGATCGTGCGTCCAGTCGAGTAG
- a CDS encoding 2OG-Fe(II) oxygenase, which produces MSYYSQYSQVFPPIYLSELQGQILTCPYFAVNNLNRDFVGTKGFSIVFRRSHIGKVQQRFPYLNPYLERVLQPECNAFYLNPLLLEQGSRVDPHIDRSLRSYCEAIAPPLCVSVLYVRIPADLEGGELVLRSSKRQVGQIRPHPNTLIFFQGDLTHAVNPVKSSGMRLSLVCEQYSLEEEQLQDIPEFRLESRAIKANSEKPQRQRRDRTS; this is translated from the coding sequence TTGTCTTACTACAGCCAGTATTCCCAGGTTTTTCCTCCCATTTATCTGAGTGAACTGCAGGGGCAGATTTTGACCTGTCCTTACTTTGCGGTCAATAATCTGAATCGCGATTTTGTTGGAACTAAAGGATTTTCTATCGTCTTTCGACGCTCCCATATCGGGAAGGTACAGCAGCGTTTCCCCTACCTGAATCCCTATCTGGAGCGGGTCCTGCAACCTGAATGCAATGCTTTCTACCTGAACCCTCTGCTGCTGGAACAGGGATCCCGGGTAGACCCCCACATCGATCGCTCCCTCCGCTCCTACTGCGAGGCGATCGCCCCTCCCCTGTGCGTCAGTGTGCTGTACGTCCGGATTCCTGCCGATTTAGAAGGGGGGGAACTGGTCCTGAGATCGTCCAAACGTCAGGTGGGGCAAATTCGCCCCCACCCCAACACCCTGATCTTTTTCCAGGGAGATTTGACCCATGCGGTCAATCCGGTCAAAAGTTCCGGGATGCGTCTGAGCCTCGTCTGTGAACAGTACAGTCTGGAGGAGGAGCAACTGCAGGACATTCCAGAATTTCGCCTGGAATCAAGAGCGATCAAAGCCAATTCGGAGAAACCGCAGCGCCAGAGGCGAGATCGAACCTCTTGA
- a CDS encoding dihydroorotate dehydrogenase-like protein, protein MDLTTNYLGLTLRSPLVVGAAAPLTEQIDQIKRMEDAGAAAVVLHSLFEEQIEQDELDLHHHLHHGTESFAEALTYFPEPEIFHVGPALYLEHIRQAKQAVDIPIIASLNGSTMGGWTDYARQIEQAGADAIELNIYAIPTGLHQSSAEIEQEYVNILKAVKAAVTLPVAVKLSPYFTNLAHMANRLTTEGADGLVLFNRFYQPDIDVEALEVRPNVLLSTAQDMRLPMRWIAILYGRITGDLAATGGIQHGVDVVRMLMAGAKVTMIVAALLRHGIDHLHQMERELRHWLEENDYTAIQQLQGSMSQLYCPNPSEFERIQYMRAVQTYHLEGHPVHPQG, encoded by the coding sequence ATGGATTTAACGACAAATTACTTGGGACTGACGCTGCGATCGCCCCTGGTGGTCGGGGCTGCAGCTCCCCTGACGGAGCAGATTGATCAGATCAAACGAATGGAAGATGCGGGGGCTGCTGCCGTAGTCCTACACTCTCTATTTGAGGAGCAGATTGAGCAGGATGAACTGGATCTGCATCACCACTTGCACCATGGCACCGAAAGCTTTGCCGAAGCGCTCACCTATTTCCCGGAACCGGAAATCTTCCATGTCGGTCCAGCCCTGTACCTGGAACATATTCGGCAGGCGAAACAGGCGGTGGATATTCCCATTATTGCCAGCCTGAATGGGTCCACCATGGGGGGATGGACCGATTACGCCCGCCAGATCGAGCAGGCCGGGGCCGATGCGATCGAACTCAATATTTATGCCATCCCTACAGGCTTACATCAATCCAGCGCGGAGATTGAGCAGGAATATGTCAACATCCTCAAGGCGGTAAAGGCTGCCGTAACTCTCCCCGTGGCCGTCAAGCTCAGCCCCTATTTCACAAACCTGGCCCATATGGCCAATCGCCTGACCACGGAAGGGGCGGATGGGCTGGTGCTGTTCAACCGCTTCTACCAGCCTGACATTGATGTGGAGGCACTGGAGGTTCGTCCCAATGTTCTCTTGAGTACGGCCCAGGATATGCGATTACCGATGCGCTGGATTGCGATTCTCTATGGCCGGATTACAGGAGATCTGGCAGCAACGGGCGGGATTCAACACGGGGTCGATGTGGTACGCATGTTGATGGCAGGGGCGAAGGTGACGATGATTGTGGCGGCTTTGTTGCGCCATGGCATCGACCATTTGCATCAGATGGAACGGGAGTTACGGCACTGGTTGGAGGAGAATGACTATACGGCGATCCAACAACTCCAGGGCAGTATGAGTCAGCTCTACTGTCCTAATCCCAGCGAGTTTGAACGAATTCAGTACATGCGGGCGGTGCAGACCTATCACCTGGAGGGGCATCCAGTCCATCCCCAGGGATAG